One stretch of Croceibacterium atlanticum DNA includes these proteins:
- a CDS encoding NifU family protein — protein MFIETETTPNPATLKFLPGQQVMPSGTRDFASPEEADVSPLAQALFDTGEVTGVFFGSDFVSVTAAPGVDWSALKPQVVAILLDHFVSQAPLFTGGDASGIAVPAEDENMGDDPADAEIVAQIKDLIETRVRPAVAGDGGDIRYRGFRDGVVYLTMQGACSGCPSSTATLKHGIEGLLKHYVPEVSEVRAA, from the coding sequence ATGTTCATAGAGACCGAAACGACGCCCAATCCGGCCACGCTCAAATTCCTGCCCGGCCAGCAAGTCATGCCTTCGGGCACGCGCGACTTCGCTTCGCCGGAAGAAGCGGACGTTTCCCCGCTGGCTCAGGCCCTGTTCGATACGGGCGAAGTGACCGGCGTTTTCTTCGGCAGCGATTTCGTTTCCGTCACCGCCGCGCCCGGCGTGGACTGGAGCGCGCTGAAACCGCAGGTCGTGGCCATATTGCTCGATCATTTCGTCAGCCAGGCGCCGCTCTTCACCGGGGGCGACGCCAGCGGCATTGCCGTCCCGGCCGAGGATGAGAATATGGGAGACGATCCGGCCGATGCCGAGATCGTGGCCCAGATCAAGGATCTGATCGAAACCCGTGTGCGCCCCGCAGTGGCCGGCGATGGCGGCGATATCCGCTATCGCGGTTTCCGCGACGGGGTCGTCTATCTGACAATGCAGGGCGCCTGTTCCGGCTGCCCCAGTTCCACCGCCACGCTGAAGCACGGGATTGAAGGCCTGCTGAAGCACTATGTCCCCGAAGTGAGCGAAGTCCGCGCCGCCTGA